The Chryseobacterium sp. LJ668 genome segment TCCTTTTTTTATGAGTATCTTTGCGAAAATTTAAAGTAAAAATGTCTGATATTAAATTAAATACTATTCCGGAGGCTATTGAAGACCTTAAAAATGGTAAAATAATCATAGTGGTAGACGACGAAGACAGAGAAAATGAAGGAGATTTTCTATGTGCTGCCGAACTGACAACTCCTGAATTGATCAATTTTATGGCTTTCCACGGAAGAGGGCTGATCTGTATGCCACTTCCTGAAAAGAGGTGTGACGAGCTTGGTCTTGATATCATGGTAAGTAGAAGTAGCGATCCTAAGGAAACTGCATTTACAGTATCTGTAGATCTTTTAGGTGACGGTACTTCTACAGGAATTTCTGCAGGAGACAGGGCTAAAACCATTTTAGCATTGATGGATGACAAAGCTAAATCTACAGATTTTATGCGTCCCGGTCATATTTTCCCGCTTCGTGCGAAGAAAGGAGGAGTTTTAAAAAGAGCAGGACATACAGAAGCAGCGATTGATCTGACTTGCCTTGCAGGCTTAAAAGAAGGTGGTGTCATCTGTGAAATCATGAACGAAGATGGAAGTATGTCTCGTTTACCTGAGTTGTACGCTTTTGCGCAGAAACATGATATGAAAATCGTTTCTATCGAAGATCTGATTCATTATCAGCTTAAAAAAGGAAATCTTATTGAAAGAATTGAAGAAAGAGAAGTGAAGACCGCTTATGGTGATTTTGATTTTCTTGCTTTTAGAGAAACTTCTAACGACCAGATTCACTTTGCATTAACAAAAGGTTCTTGGACGGTTGATGAGCCGGTTTTGGTAAGAGTACAGTCTTCAGATTCTTATTTTGATGTTTTAACCAGATTAAATAATGGTGAAAAACCTCAGCTGGAGAAAGTTACCAATATGATCAACGAGGCAGGAAAAGGAGCAATTATTTTCATTAATAACGTATCAAATTCTGAAAATACATTGAGAAAATTGCAACAGTTCTTAAATTATCAGGATGGACAGCAAAAACATCCAACTGCCGCTTTCAATTATAGAGATTACGGTATTGGAACTCAGATTTTAAAGAATTTAGGAATCAATAAATTTAAAGTAATTACTCAAAATCCTAATGTAAAACCTCAGGTTGGCGGTTATGACGTTGAGGTGACGGAGATGGTACAGCTTTAAACGTGAATGATTTCGAATAAATTCACAATTAAAATATATAAAAAATGGCTTGAGTATATCAAGCCATTTTTATTTCATCGAAATTTCTAAATCCGTTGAGGAAATCTTTAATATTCATTCTTTTTTTTCCTTCTAATTGCAGTTCTAAAGGAAAATAGATTCCGTCTTTCGTGTAGATTTTTAATTCATTTTTAGAAATATCTAATGATCCGGAAGTTTTTCCGTGATCAGAAATTTCAAATTTCCCGTTGTAGATTTTCAGTCCTTTTTCTTCTTCCCCGATTTTTATTGTGGTAAAAGCTGCGGGATAAGGTGACATTCCTAAAATGAATTGATGAACTTCTTTCGATGATTTATTAAAGTCGACCTTAGTATCTTCTTTAAAAATTTTAAAGGCATTTTTCGGATGTTCAACGTGTGGCTGAGGTTTTTCTGTAATTGAGTTTTCAGATAGACCGTCAAGCGTTTTCACGATTAATTCAGCACCCATTTCCATCAGTCTGTCATGAAGGCTCCCCGCATTTTCATCGGGTAAAATTTCAATTTCTTCCTGGAGCAAAATATTACCTTCGTCTATTTTTTCATTGATAAAAAATGTTGTAGCTCCGGTTTTTTCTTCTCCATTAATAACGGCATAATTAATTGGTGCAGCTCCACGATAATCTGGAAGTAAAGAAGCATGAAGATTGAAAGTTCCGAGTTCAGGCATTTCAAATAAGATTTTCGGCATCATTCTGAAGGCAACGACCACGAAAACATCAGCGTTTAAATCTTTTATTTCTTCTAAAAATTCAGGATTTCTTAATTTTTCGGGCTGCAAAATATGAAGATTATTTTCAACAGCATAAATTTTTACAGCAGATTGATTGATTTTCTGTCCGCGGCCGCTTGCTTTGTCGCCTACAGTCACTACACCGACAACTTTATGATTTGATTGATGAATGGCTGCCAAAGCTGTCTTAGCAAACTCAGGTGTACCAAAAAAAACGACTTTCAATGATTTCATACTGCAAAGATAATTTTCTTTGATTTATTAAAAAGATTAAAAGATTAAAAGATTAGATCGAAAATCTTTAATATTACCGATTGCCTTTGCCTATTTCAATGCATACGTTCTAAAATTCAGCATTTTTACTTTATCAGAATCCAAAAGAAATATTAAACTTTCTAAAATTTCTTCTTTTGCATGAAAATTGAGCTGAATTGATAACTCTTCAATTGTTGCAGGTTTATCTGCTAATAAATTGATAATTTGTGATGATATATTTTTTCCAAAAATAGACTGTTTATTCTTTTGACAGACTGTACACTGACCACAATTTTTTGTGTTTTTTTCTCCAAAATAAGCAAGAATTAATTTCATTTTGCAGTAGGTGGAATCTTCAATATAAAATTTCATTTCTTCCCACTTTTGAATTTTATTTTTCTGAATTTGTTCAAACAGTTTCCAATAAATGCTGTTGGTCACCTTTTCATCTCTTGGTTTGAGGAATTTTACACTCGCCAAAGCTCCATCAATGTATTCCAGATAATTTTTCTGTTGCAGCTCTTTTAGCCTTTCTTTGATCAAATGAATGCTCACACCGATTTTGTCACTTACTTTCTGCTCGCTGAACATTACTTTGTGTGTTGTAATTCCCGAGATCGAGCGTAAAAGAAATTCAATAAAATAGGCATCTTTTTGAGGCAGCTGATCAATTTCATCAGCTTTTATTGAGAGTTCTACAGATGATAAACTCTTGTTGCTGTTGTAGTAAATGATTTCTTGAGTATGTAAAAAATTTAAAACATTTTTGATTTTAGCATTTGAAAGTTTTGTAAAATTTTGAATTCCGGAAATATTTAATTCAAACACTTTTTCTGGAAGCTCAAATTCAGCCACCTGAAATTTAGAATACAGATAAGAAATGATCTTCAAAAACTCAGCTTTATTAGGAATTTGATTTCTTAAAATTTGATCAAAATTTAAAATCTCCTGTTGATCCCAGAGCATGAACGCAAAACTTTTCTTGCCGTCTCTTCCGGCACGCCCGATTTCCTGATAATAATTTTCGATCGACTGAGAAGGGGAGAAATGAATGACAAATCGCACATTATCTTTGTCAATTCCCATCCCGAATGCATTGGTGGAAATCAAAACATTCTGATCACTGTTGTTCCAGAAATTCTGTCTTTCGTTTTTTTCTTTTGTCGTTAAACCCGCATGGAAATAATCTACATTACTGATTTTATTTCTGTGAAGAAATTCGGTAAGCAGCTCGGCATCTTTTCTGGTTCGCACATAAATAATTCCTGACTCTTTCGCATATTTAAGAATATTAAAAATCCTTTGGTACTTATCTGAGATTTCTTCTGAAAAAATTTTAATATTATCTCTTTTAAAACTTTTTTGAAAGACATTCGGTTTTTTTAATTCGAGTTTGTTTTTTATTTCCTCTAAAACTTTAGGGGTTGCTGTTGCCGTCAAAGCAAGACAAGCTATTGCAGGGTTATTTTTTCTGAAATCTTTGATATTCTGATAGCTGGGCCTGAAGTCCTGACCCCATTCTGAAATACAGTGTGCCTCATCCACTGCAATAAATGATAATTGTATCTCTTCAATCTGCCGGATAAACTGAAAATTTGTAAGTCTTTCCGGTGAAACGTACAGCAGCTTTGTTAAGCCGTCCTTGCAACGGTTGTAAATAACTTCAGCATCAAAATCATCGAGTTCAGAAGACAGATATTCCGCTTCAATTCCTCTGAAT includes the following:
- the ribB gene encoding 3,4-dihydroxy-2-butanone-4-phosphate synthase; the encoded protein is MSDIKLNTIPEAIEDLKNGKIIIVVDDEDRENEGDFLCAAELTTPELINFMAFHGRGLICMPLPEKRCDELGLDIMVSRSSDPKETAFTVSVDLLGDGTSTGISAGDRAKTILALMDDKAKSTDFMRPGHIFPLRAKKGGVLKRAGHTEAAIDLTCLAGLKEGGVICEIMNEDGSMSRLPELYAFAQKHDMKIVSIEDLIHYQLKKGNLIERIEEREVKTAYGDFDFLAFRETSNDQIHFALTKGSWTVDEPVLVRVQSSDSYFDVLTRLNNGEKPQLEKVTNMINEAGKGAIIFINNVSNSENTLRKLQQFLNYQDGQQKHPTAAFNYRDYGIGTQILKNLGINKFKVITQNPNVKPQVGGYDVEVTEMVQL
- the fmt gene encoding methionyl-tRNA formyltransferase — protein: MKSLKVVFFGTPEFAKTALAAIHQSNHKVVGVVTVGDKASGRGQKINQSAVKIYAVENNLHILQPEKLRNPEFLEEIKDLNADVFVVVAFRMMPKILFEMPELGTFNLHASLLPDYRGAAPINYAVINGEEKTGATTFFINEKIDEGNILLQEEIEILPDENAGSLHDRLMEMGAELIVKTLDGLSENSITEKPQPHVEHPKNAFKIFKEDTKVDFNKSSKEVHQFILGMSPYPAAFTTIKIGEEEKGLKIYNGKFEISDHGKTSGSLDISKNELKIYTKDGIYFPLELQLEGKKRMNIKDFLNGFRNFDEIKMA
- a CDS encoding RecQ family ATP-dependent DNA helicase, with product MISSHDFQELKNKTLKYFWGYDTFRDSQGDIIDSVITGNDTLVLLPTGAGKSLCYQLPALLREGVCLVISPLLALMKDQVNQLKFRGIEAEYLSSELDDFDAEVIYNRCKDGLTKLLYVSPERLTNFQFIRQIEEIQLSFIAVDEAHCISEWGQDFRPSYQNIKDFRKNNPAIACLALTATATPKVLEEIKNKLELKKPNVFQKSFKRDNIKIFSEEISDKYQRIFNILKYAKESGIIYVRTRKDAELLTEFLHRNKISNVDYFHAGLTTKEKNERQNFWNNSDQNVLISTNAFGMGIDKDNVRFVIHFSPSQSIENYYQEIGRAGRDGKKSFAFMLWDQQEILNFDQILRNQIPNKAEFLKIISYLYSKFQVAEFELPEKVFELNISGIQNFTKLSNAKIKNVLNFLHTQEIIYYNSNKSLSSVELSIKADEIDQLPQKDAYFIEFLLRSISGITTHKVMFSEQKVSDKIGVSIHLIKERLKELQQKNYLEYIDGALASVKFLKPRDEKVTNSIYWKLFEQIQKNKIQKWEEMKFYIEDSTYCKMKLILAYFGEKNTKNCGQCTVCQKNKQSIFGKNISSQIINLLADKPATIEELSIQLNFHAKEEILESLIFLLDSDKVKMLNFRTYALK